The window aattatatacaaattatcaaaaaaatattctgtaaaatagttttaatataaataatttaaatttaatattaatttatatattatctaaTCAATCTCTAAATAATATAACACTTTTAAAACAcactatataatataatttaataatctcTCCGCGCATCGCGCACTCTAGTTATTTTTAGTTACCAATCATTTTTATAAGGAAAGTGATAGATAAATAATGACTATTTTGAACAACataaacaaccaccaatcaaataaaaatatactacacctttaaattatccacctaaatattaatattaaaataatcatccgtaTATCTAGCAAAATGAATattcgatatatctattgttcacattgtttagtattttcattgtctacctatatttttcctttttatgaTTCAAtactataaagtataaactaCAAGGTTATGAATGCAGATTTTGGGTTTGGATATCTGTGCCGATACAATTGTAGGGAACGGGATGTTGCGCGGTATATCGGGAGGACAACGAAAACGAGTTACAACGGGAGAAATGCTAGTTGGACCAACAAATGCTCTGTTCATGGATGAAATCTCAACTGGTTTGGATAGTTCCACAACTTTTCAGATTGTGAACTCTTTAAAGCAATATGTTCACATTCTTAACGGAACTGCGTTGATCTCTTTGCTACAACCGGCACCGGAGACTTACGAACTTTTCGATGACATTGTTTTAATCTCTGATGGTGAAATTGTCTACCAAGGACCCCGTGAACATGTTCTTGATTTTTTTGAGTACGTGGGGTTTAAGTGCCCTGAGAGAAAAGCTGTTGCTGATTTCCTTCAAGAGGTAAGTCAAATGAATTATCTATTTTGGTTACTTTTATCTAATAATTAGCCCAATATTTGGCATTCATatctttcataataaaaaaaatgctagTTCTTTAAAGTgattaaatctctaaaatttaCGTCATGCGTCGATTTAATTTCTAAAGTTTCCATTGTACTATTATTGTCCTTGAGATTGATTTATGGACACTATAGTGGTTCGTCAACTCCTCAACGAACCGAGTGATAAATTGGTACACCAATACTACGCTGGACACTAGTGAAATAATGTTGTTTCTTGTTTGTTTTTGACGTCCAATGTCCAATGATATATGTTGGCATTTAGAACAGTTTTTGCATTTATAAAAGGTgatactacaatgaagattttataattgtcttcgtgtgaatatatttttttttttacttttgaacgatggattgtatggttagattttgatatttataaaagtgttgtttttgtttaaagtatggctaaataaataaaccacactTTTAAACAAAACATTttcatgagaagatatttttgccatcttcattTAAGTAGTTCCCTTTATAAAATAGTGTCGCTTTTACTTTCGTTAGAGGCCAAAAGCAAACTACCTTGCTTTACCAGTATCTCAAGCGTGGCTCAGTTTGCTGAGTCATTATCGAAAAGGGGTCGAAGGACTCGTATAATAACCGAAAATCAATTTTAGAGACAATATTAATAATACAATTGGTATCTCAAAGACTAATAAATCAGTATATGGCGTGAATCTCAATAACTATTCTAGAGATTTAGTCTATTTTAAGTAAATTAGGTCTTGAAATCTTATCTATTATTTCTAAATTATGAAATAATTACCAAAAAGTCTTTATATATCTAAGTTATATATCATTTGTTATAGGTAACTTCTAAAAAAGATCAAGAACAATATTGGGCACGCAAAGATCAACCTTACAGATTCATAACCATTACTGAATTCGTGGAAGCGTTTCAGTCGTTCCACGTCGGCAGAAGAATGGGGGATGAGCTTGCAACTCCATTTGACAAGTCTTTGAATCACCCAGCTGCATTGACAACTAACAAGTATGGCATCAGCAAGAAGGAGTTGTTAAAGGCTAATTTTTCAAGAGAGTATTTGCTTATGAAAAGGAACTCTTTTGTTTACATCTTCAAGTTATTCCAGGTGATCACTTCAATTTACTTTATATGAATGAATCAATAGTTTggatttcacttttattttttttaaatgttaaaatGTTTGGTTTTACTATACGCTATGAGAGAGGTGGCAAATAGCTTAGCAGCGGTTTGTGAAATCGCTGCACTATGTTAGTATGTTAGTTTTGTGGCTGTTTTAGCGGCTAATCTAGTGTAGTGTTAGTTTTATGGCTGTTTTAGcggtttataaaatattttatatagttgtGCAATTATTCGTTTTTTAAATAATCATTCacatgattaataaaaaaattatttttaccgaTATAACATTACGTAATTAAATGCatgtgcaattttattttttactaacagTGCAtctaataaaaaattcttttcatTACATGTTGTAGTCTGTGTACCAAAATCTTAGAAATGATTTTATAGAAAATACTACTAAGGCTGATTGGTCTAATGTGCTTCATAGTGTTAGCATTTCTAATTTTCGGAATAAGGCAGATATTTGTATGATTGAAAGCTTTCAACAATTTACCTCCTGAAAAGAAACTCTTGACTGCACTAATTACATCCTTCTGAATTAGCTcccaataaaattgaaaaaactttCCTGTAAACCCATCATCTCCCGGAGCTGAAAATGGATTAATAGAAAACACTGCTGCTTTAATTTCACTATCTGTTACTGTTCTAGTGAGCATTCGGTTTGTGCGAGCATCTACCTTCGTAGGAATTTCTTCTAAAATTTCCGTAGGTTCCCTTGGGTTGTCAGAAGTAAATAGATTAACAAAATATTCCTGAGCTACAGCCGCAATACCTTGTTGATCAGAGGCCACATTACCACTGTCATCTACAACATGTAATGAATCAGGTGATAAGTGATACTCAGAGCGCTTTTATTAGAGGAAGATTGATTAGCGATAATATTTTAATTGCGCATGAGTTTATGCATTTTCTGAAGAATAAGAGTTATGGAGACTATGAATTGGCTCTAAAACTTGATATGAGCAAGGCTTATGACAGGGTTGAGTGGACTTTTGTGTGGGAGATTATGAGCAAGATGGGATTTTGCAAAAAGTGGATGGATTGGATCAAAGAGTGTGTGACAACGGTTTCTTACTCTGTTACTGTGGAAGGTCAACCTCATGGTTTTTTTAAACCATGTAGAGGATTACGTCAGGGTGATCCTCTCTCCCCCTATCTATTTTTGTTCTGTGCAGAGGGTTTTTCCCGTCTACTCCACAGAGGAGAACGGAGGCTAGAATTTTCTGGTTTGAGACTGAACCCCAGATGCCCTAAGGTCAGTCATTTATTCTTTGCAGATGATTCTATTTTGTTCAGTAAGGCGACAATGAAAGATTGCGAAAGTTTACTAAAGTTGTTTAGAGACTATGAAGAAGTGAGTGGTCAGGTGATAAATTTAGATAAGTCTTCTGTTTTTTTTAGCAAGAACACTCCCCTATCAGTCCGTGATCAGCTAGCTGTCCTGTTGTCTATACCACATGTTGGCTGCCAGAACAAGTATTTAGGCCTTCCAGCAGTGGTCAATAGATCAAAAAAAGAGACATTTAACTTCGTCAAAGACAAGGTTTTGCAAAAACTACAGCATTGGAAGCGAGCTTTGCTGTCAGCTAGTGGCAGAGAGGTTTTAATAAAAGCAGTGGCAACTGCAGTGCCTCTATACACACTGAGCTGCTTTAAACTCCCCGAGACACTATTAGAGGACATCCAAAAGTCAATAATGCAATTTTTCTGGGGCCAAAAGAACGCAGAGAGGAAGATGCAGTGGATTAATTGGCGGATTGCTTGTAGACCAAAGAACCAAGGTGGTCTGAATTTTAAGGATCTCAGGGCTTTTAACTTGGCAATGTTAGGAAAACAGGGATGGAGGCTGATCTCTCGACCTCACTCTCTAATTTACAAGGTCTATCAAAgcagatattttaaattttcaaccTTTCTACGCGCAGAAACAGGTAATAATCCATCTTGGGGCTGGAAAAGTGTTCTGGAAGGTAGAAAAGTTTTGGAGAAAGGCATTTTTTGGAAGATTGGACGGGGACATTCAGTTAAAATCTTAGAGGACAACTGGATAAAGCAAATTCAaccaaatgaaattcaaattatcAACCATTCACACAATCACCCGATTTGGGTTTCTGAACTACTCCTACCAGATCAAAATTGGAATCAAGAGCTAATCACCTCAACATTCACACAAAAAGTAGCGCAGGCAATCATGAACACAGGCATCAGAACAACAGAAGATATCGTTACCTGGAGTAAAGAGAAGAATGAATGCTACTCGGTTGCCTCTGGATATACGTTGGCCTTTCAGTTCTACCATGCACCAGTTGAATTTTTGCCAGAACAACGTAGAAGAAGAGAAGTCTGGAGTTCAATTTGGAAGTTAAAATGCCAGCCCAAAATTAAAATGTTTCTATGGAAAGTAATGCATGAAGGCTTACCAGTTAAAGAAAGATTGCACTCTAGAATCCAAATGGTGAACCCAATCTGTAATCGTTGTGATGCTACAGTAGAATCAATTCTCCATTGTCTCACCCAGTGTCCGGAATCAGAGAATGCTTGGAAAATAGCAAACCTTCCCTGGACAAACCAAGAAACAGAAACATGGAGATGGTGGTTATGGCTCCAAGAACAACTCAAAGAGTGTAGGCAGATGCAAAAAGAAACTCATTTGGCAGCAATACTAACCTGGCAGATTTGGAAGATGAGGAACTTGAGAATTTTTGAAGCCAAAGTCATTTCTCCTCAAGAAGTAGTAGCTATTGCAAGATCCGAAACTTTGGAAGCAGTGACTCACCTCCATTGATGAAGCTCCAAGAACGACACTCCTTCTCCAAAAACTCTTCCTTTTTCACTTTACCCTTTTCAAGTTCTATGTCTTAATGAGGAGATAACATCTAATACTTTTACTTAGTTGGGGAATTCCCATTTCTCTGTTGCTGTAAGCCCAAAATAGaccttttattttattacaccaataaaatttgtcttttagaaaaaaaaaataaaaaataaaaaataaaaaattcttttgatAACATTATATAAATTTGTTACgataaatataatttaacaaaAGATTGTAATATGTCTCATCTTATAATAGCAATGAATATGTTGCACACTAGCATTTGATCTATCGTATAAGTATTTTAACTTATTACAaggattaaaataataaaaattttattaggaCCAAAAtaaaattcactaattttatATAACTAAAACTTATTTAAGTTTTGATTGTATATATGATTATTTGGCATTCATGTtaactctttctccttcttcttctttttttttttttttttttttgggcagcTTACTCTCATTGCCATAATTGAAATGACACTGTTCCTACGAACTAAGATGCATCGAGAATCAGTTTATGATGGAATTGTTTATTCCGGTGCTCTATTTTTCTCAGTAGTAATGATTATGTTCAATGGAATGGCTGAGATTTCAATGACCATTGCAAAGCTTCCTGTGTACTACAAGCAACGGGATAATCTATTCTACCCTCCATGGGCATGTGCTATACCTAATTGGATCCTTAGGATCCCACTTTCACTTTTGGAAGTTGCTGATTGGATAATTCTCACATATTATGTCATTGGATATGATCCAAATGTTTGTAGGTAAAAAGCTATCAACAAAGTAGGCATTATTAATTACTTAGATAATACTatggtaaaaaataaaattttaataaaaaataaaaatgatattttttaataaaaaaatttaccaaaaaatatttatcatatataataacatttttttttaaatttaaaaaaattattcattctTCACTCAATTTTACTCTTCATAAAAAAATTCTcctattattttttcaaaaatatttaataaaaaaaaaattagccaaaaacagtcataaattgtcttatttagcatttattaattgttgcaacaattagtgaatactaaataagataagttctGGCTGTTTTTTTTGTCTGTCTAGCATTACCCTATTTTTATTGGAACATTGTGAATCCAAAAGTGGAGCTTTCTAGGAAAGATCCGGCTCATAGAGAAGAAGGAGGCAATGACCTCCCAaacttcttttttatatatatataattatatataaattttagtataatctttttagaattttaattttaatttgttttattatgacattattttttattctttctgaAATTTAACCTAACTCTGTCACGTGTGGATCAATATTGGATAAAATAGTAGTCTGATAGTAATTTAgcgaaacaaaaagataaatatttttttatttgcacATATTTTATctacttttttctctctttttttgtcTCTGGTAACAAACACtcttttttgttcttatttgctTTGTAGCTATAGTGTAGTGTAACTTATGGTGTGATGAGGCTTCATTATGTTGTTTATGCAGATTCTTGAAGCAATACCTGGTGCTATTTCTGACAAGCCAAATGGCTTCTAGTTTATTCCGAGCAATCGCCGCAATAGGCAGGAATCTGATCGTCGCAAACACATTTGGATCATTGGCACTTCTTGCTTTTTTTGTATTGGGAGGCTTTGTTCTTTCAAGAAGTAAGTTTAGTTTTAcatatttactaacattttaacattattttttgaatttaattttgatattattattctaaaataattttacacgtgtatttaattacataacattatattagtaattttttttttataataactacttgaataattataaaatatatatatataattagataactgtatcagtgtattaaaattaaattcttatatttttaccTTAAATtgtaaatcttaaattttaaacccTAAATTACCACAGTAATGAGAATTAAAAAGACAACTTACTAATATTAAtggattaaaaatttgtttcATATACTTATACTATTTATATTAATTAGGCACATGAATTCCTTTGGAAAAAAAAGTAGGGTACAAGTATGGCTGGGGATATTATTATATTgtaaaagtataaataaaaaattgaatcttAAAATCATAATAACTTAATTgagtaaaatatttaaatatacctAATTAAAAGAACATTGTACTAATTTATTTCATTTGAGCATAAACTTTTtacttatatataatttttggaaCAGGCTTAAAAGTAATATTTatcattaatatttatttttaacatgcGAAATTATTTGACATATCAAGATAAGTACTATTATAGTCACCAAAAAGATAAGtactattataattattttaaaccactataatttataatattttacttAGCTTATATTCACCGGCGAGCCACATATAGTGGCAAAAGGGACGATgacccctaattttaattttttatatataaattatatgtaaattttaatttagtttttttttaaattttattttagtcttattttattatgtaaatatttttaatttttctctaatATTTCATCTAATTTCGCCCCTACTTATATTCATGTCGAAATATATGTCATGCACCAGTTcgtttttaacaaaattttaaaataagtgtgTTCCAATATTCATTCTGTATTGAATCGTATCGTAAGTTCAATTTGATACTGATGATTCTTTCATTTGTTTGAGTAATGTAATAGAGGACATCAATGACGGGTGGATTTGGGGTTTTTGGATTTCACCAATGATGTATGCTCAAAATGCTATAATGGTTAATGAATTCCTTGGGAATAGTTGGAACAAGGTGATGGTAATTTCTTCTTGAACTAttatggtttaattattttatgaatctttataattttactaaatttttaattaagtttttatatatatatttttaaataaatctctatatcatatcaaattttataattaaatttctgtTATgaccaaaatattaaaattaataaaatattatgttaaataaaataaatatatctatcacttaaataaaaattttattttatttaactgaGTAATCAGCTGATTCCAATACTTTTGATattatatgaaaatttaattaaaaaatatatataaaaatctaattaaaaatttaataaaatgatGACAAccaccaaaataattaaaccgTAAACTATCAACTAACAATACTATTAGTTTAGAAATGAATTTAATTTGATGCCTAATTCATCATCATTTGCTCTTCAATTATATATAGTTCATCCCAAACTCAAACAAGACACTTGGAGTTCGATCACTAGAGGCTCGTGGATTCTTCACAAAAGCTTATTGGTATTGGATTGGAGTTGGAGCATTAATTGGATTTACATTCATTTTTAACATTGTATACATCCTGGCTCTTACGTACCTCAATTGTGAGTATCTAAAtccttaatttctttttaaaaaattttgagagaTAATAgaaaattagtttaaaataaaataaatttattttattttatattttttaattaatactaaaaaaattatataatattatatataataaatatataattataaatattatacatatataaaattataaataacattatattattatttctctAATATTATCGTTTTTTTATTTAAGATTCTTAATTAGAGTGATACTTTTATTAACATGTAGTCatgtatatgttttttttttttttttttggagcaGCATTTGAGAAGcaacaagcaacaataattgatgAGTCTGAGGGCAAAACAAGTAATGGCATAGCTCAAGAAGTTCAATTACCACGCATAGGTATCTACATTATTTAAATTAATCCCTTTGTCAAGAAAAAGGTATTTTTTATGGTTTAACATGCatattaattagtaaataattgaaattaattaaattatatcattttaaaaGAACTCTATTGTCTTGATAGAAGGCCTTTTtttagatttgaaaataattagcTAGGATAATCATGAAAAGAATTACTTATTATTACTACATTATTATTAAAGTTCTGAAATGATACGGATGTAGTTATATGTTGAATTACGAGcgataaattttttaaagatgaCCTAAACTATGTGCTATACATTGTTATTATTAGCTTTTACAAAACATCGATgacatttttatctttttataattaaaataatattatttttataaaatatcagtgacattttattttttataattaaaataatattttttttataaaacattaATGACGTTTTatcttttgataattaaaaaatattttgttataaaacaTTATCGACATTTTATACTACCATCATAATAATataaaacaccaaaataattaaatatttttgtattttatattaaaattattcatatgtAAAAATTTTAGCCTTTAAATGTTGACAAACTTTTGAATCGCCTTGTAGAAAGTTCAACAAGAGTTAGTATTTCAAGCAATAGCAGCAATAATGGGAAGAAAAAAGGCATGGTTCTTCCTTTTGAGCCACATTCTATTACCTTTGACCAAATTGTATACTCCGTTGATATGCCTCAGGTAATAAGCGACTTTcaaatttgtatttaaaaattggaTTCTAAACAATGTTGTTAAGGCAagtttggttaatttttttttttgttttgttttatactACCCCaccaattaaattaattagtcctctaaaaataaaatcacaatgtTGACAATTTGCTCCGAAAAAAATATAatgtccctttttttttttcaatcacaaTAATCTTGAATAAGCTTTTGATTGCAAGTTGTTTTCAGTACTCTAGTTCAAAAAATAAGCCCAAAGTCTTCAAATTTTAATTGGCAGGAAATGAAGAATCAAGGTGTGGTAGAAGATAGGTTAGTGCTTCTAAAAGGTGTTAGTGGTGCATTTAGGCCTGGTGTTCTCACAGCTTTGATGGGTGTAAGTGGAGCCGGAAAAACTACTTTGATGGATGTTCTTGCCGGACGGAAAACCAGTGGATATATCGACGGAAGCATAAAAATTTCAGGATATCCTAAGAAGCAAGAAACATTTGCTAGAATTTCAGGTTATTGTGAGCAAACTGATATCCATTCTCCTCATGTTACTGTCTATGAATCCTTACTTTATTCAGCATGGCTTCGTTTACCCATTGAAGTTGATTCCAATACAAGAAAggtatgcacttatatgattttCGAGTTAATAATAGTctttaaaagatatatatatatatattttttcgtcaatttaattttccaaaaaatCAAATGCttcaaattaattcttaaaaagtACAACAgtaaatcaaattagtttttcTACTAATTAGATAAgaggaagtatagggagccaatagaatatttgtataatgtgtataataTGGGTTTAGggatgttcgattcagtaggatatcagatatttattatccctggtaaccggatggttattctgaatAGTATGGGTatattgtgtttgagaaattagtagtattttatttggatattcattttttaactcatattaggcCAAATAAATagcccattatacacattgtacaaatattcaaTTGACTCTCTAGCGAAATTCATTAGATAATGTGTAGCAAAATAATGATGACATGTGTCATTATCTATTTCATAGATATATTTTCTAAGAATCAGTTTAAGACATTTGAACTTTAGATGACCAAATTGATGTATGCTTAATACTTTAGGAATTATTTTAACTATTAatgctatcttttttttttacttaattaatatctttttgttaaaaataaaatcaaagtttAAGTAACTTTACAAATTATGATAAATGGACGTTGTGAAATTAGAGATTGATGGGTTGTACTTTTTTATCTAGATGTTTATTGAGGAAGTCATGGAGCTTGTGGAATTGAACTTGTTGAGGAACTCGCTAGTTGGATTGGCTGGTGTAAGTGGACTCTCAACTGAACAACGCAAGAGATTAACTATAGCGGTTGAATTAGTGGCTAATCCATCCATAATTTTCATGGATGAGCCTACTTCCGGTTTAGATGCTAGAGCCGCCGCCATTGTTATGAGGACGGTTAGGAATACAGTTGACACCGGAAGAACAGTTGTTTGCACCATCCATCAACCAAGCATCGACATATTTGAAGCTTTCGATGAGgtgtatataatatatttatacagAGATTGCTCgcataaagatatttttatgcaaaaaatGATAGATAAGATGCAAATACATGTTATATTAAgtattttagttaaatatattatattaaactcTCCATTATTATTTTCATAGAGGTAtaatcgacttcacgtgaagttaatatctgagagctgttagatgatttaactaatttgattaaatttttatctaacggctctcaagtatcaacttcacgtgaagtcgactgcacctgagttttcaccatttTTATATGACAATATCTTTGATAAGTGTACTTAAAGTTTGATATAATTATTGGAGAGTGCTAGGGgaacaataaaaattttgaacaacatgaacaaccaccaatcaaatgaaaatacactacaccctaatttaatgctactaattaaatttactcttttaaccttattaattcccattgtttacacattgttcaaaatttttttttgttacctatattttttcataattattttacCTGTCATGTTAGTTATTCTTATTGAAGCGTGGAGGACAAGAAATCTATGTTGGACCGTTGGGTCATCGTTCGAGCCAATTGATCAATTATTTTGAGGTGTGATGATGAAACttaaattcactaatattttagaattaattatgTGCACAATTCTTGATTCTAAAAACATCTCTTTTTCTAATATATTTCTATTGTCTAGAGCATTGATGGTGTTAGTAAAATCAAAGATGGTTATAACCCAGCAACTTGGATGTTAGAAGTTACAACTCCAGCACAAGAACTAAATCTAGGTGTTGGTTTTCATGAGATGTACAAAAATTCTGATTTGTACAGGTAAGCAtgagcttttttttttcataataaataaagGGGAATCAAGATTATGAAAAATGCTTAGCATTATTATTATACATTGTTGATGATTCAGGAGGAATAAGAACCTCATAGCAGAATTGGGAAACCCTGCCCCTGCTTCAAAGGATCTATATTTTCAAACTCAATATTCGCAACCGTTTCTGGTTCAATGCCTAGCTTGCTTATGGAAACAACATTGGTCATATTGGCGCAATCCACCGTATACGGCGGTTCGATTTTTTGCCACCGTGCTCATATCCTTCATCTTTGGGACAATATTTTGGAAACTTGGAGACAAATAGTAAGTCAAATGCAAAGAAATATTAAACCTTACTTAgtactttaattttataactatattaaatgtatactaaaattagttactaatgtagaatttatattgaaatataaaatatatattagactgattttgatttaaaatagtatttttgttaatCTTATTATTACTTTTTTCTAAAGAAAATATTATTGATTAGACACTAATTTCATTTATTTGGTGACTTGTAGTTCAAGCAGCCAAGATATTTTCAATGCCATGGGTTCAATGTATGTTGCTGTTTTGTTcataggaattcagaattcagCCTCTGTACAACCAGTGGTAGCAATTGAAAGAGTTGTCTTTTATAGAGAAAGAGCTGCCGGAATGTATTCTGCTTTACCTTATGCAATTGCACAGGTAATGTTATccacattttttaaaagaatattattgCGA is drawn from Arachis hypogaea cultivar Tifrunner chromosome 12, arahy.Tifrunner.gnm2.J5K5, whole genome shotgun sequence and contains these coding sequences:
- the LOC112729100 gene encoding pleiotropic drug resistance protein 1-like isoform X2; protein product: MEGSDTYRASNTSRTRSSTLWRNRTAREVFSNEREEDDEEALKWASLEKLPTYNRLRKGLLTTSRGVANEIDITELGFQDRQKLLDRLIKVTEEDNDKFLLKLRERIDRVGIDIPTIEVRFEHLNVEAEAYVGSRAMPTFINFATNLVESVLTFFHILPSKKKQVTILKDVSGIIKPRRMTLLLGPPSSGKTTLLLALSGKLDPSLKVSGKVSYNGHEMNEFVPQRTAAYISQYDVHIGEMTVRETLTFSARCQGVGSRYDLLSELSRREKEAKIKPDVDIDVYMKATATGGHEASLVTDYVLKILGLDICADTIVGNGMLRGISGGQRKRVTTGEMLVGPTNALFMDEISTGLDSSTTFQIVNSLKQYVHILNGTALISLLQPAPETYELFDDIVLISDGEIVYQGPREHVLDFFEYVGFKCPERKAVADFLQEVTSKKDQEQYWARKDQPYRFITITEFVEAFQSFHVGRRMGDELATPFDKSLNHPAALTTNKYGISKKELLKANFSREYLLMKRNSFVYIFKLFQLTLIAIIEMTLFLRTKMHRESVYDGIVYSGALFFSVVMIMFNGMAEISMTIAKLPVYYKQRDNLFYPPWACAIPNWILRIPLSLLEVADWIILTYYVIGYDPNVCRFLKQYLVLFLTSQMASSLFRAIAAIGRNLIVANTFGSLALLAFFVLGGFVLSRKDINDGWIWGFWISPMMYAQNAIMVNEFLGNSWNKFIPNSNKTLGVRSLEARGFFTKAYWYWIGVGALIGFTFIFNIVYILALTYLNSFEKQQATIIDESEGKTSNGIAQEVQLPRIVSISSNSSNNGKKKGMVLPFEPHSITFDQIVYSVDMPQEMKNQGVVEDRLVLLKGVSGAFRPGVLTALMGVSGAGKTTLMDVLAGRKTSGYIDGSIKISGYPKKQETFARISGYCEQTDIHSPHVTVYESLLYSAWLRLPIEVDSNTRKMFIEEVMELVELNLLRNSLVGLAGVSGLSTEQRKRLTIAVELVANPSIIFMDEPTSGLDARAAAIVMRTVRNTVDTGRTVVCTIHQPSIDIFEAFDELFLLKRGGQEIYVGPLGHRSSQLINYFESIDGVSKIKDGYNPATWMLEVTTPAQELNLGVGFHEMYKNSDLYRRNKNLIAELGNPAPASKDLYFQTQYSQPFLVQCLACLWKQHWSYWRNPPYTAVRFFATVLISFIFGTIFWKLGDKYSSSQDIFNAMGSMYVAVLFIGIQNSASVQPVVAIERVVFYRERAAGMYSALPYAIAQVMIELPYIFAQAVTYGVIVYAMIGFEWNVKKLFWYIFFMYFTFCYFTFYGMMAVAATPNHHIASILAAAFYGIWNVFSGFVIPRTRMPVWWKWYCWVCPVSWTLYGLVASQFGDITHVMESEPISVQDFIRLYYGFKHDFIGVCAIMVSGFAVLFALIFAVAIKLFNFQKR
- the LOC112729100 gene encoding pleiotropic drug resistance protein 1-like isoform X1, whose product is MEGSDTYRASNTSRTRSSTLWRNRTAREVFSNEREEDDEEALKWASLEKLPTYNRLRKGLLTTSRGVANEIDITELGFQDRQKLLDRLIKVTEEDNDKFLLKLRERIDRVGIDIPTIEVRFEHLNVEAEAYVGSRAMPTFINFATNLVESVLTFFHILPSKKKQVTILKDVSGIIKPRRMTLLLGPPSSGKTTLLLALSGKLDPSLKVSGKVSYNGHEMNEFVPQRTAAYISQYDVHIGEMTVRETLTFSARCQGVGSRYDLLSELSRREKEAKIKPDVDIDVYMKATATGGHEASLVTDYVLKILGLDICADTIVGNGMLRGISGGQRKRVTTGEMLVGPTNALFMDEISTGLDSSTTFQIVNSLKQYVHILNGTALISLLQPAPETYELFDDIVLISDGEIVYQGPREHVLDFFEYVGFKCPERKAVADFLQEVTSKKDQEQYWARKDQPYRFITITEFVEAFQSFHVGRRMGDELATPFDKSLNHPAALTTNKYGISKKELLKANFSREYLLMKRNSFVYIFKLFQLTLIAIIEMTLFLRTKMHRESVYDGIVYSGALFFSVVMIMFNGMAEISMTIAKLPVYYKQRDNLFYPPWACAIPNWILRIPLSLLEVADWIILTYYVIGYDPNVCRFLKQYLVLFLTSQMASSLFRAIAAIGRNLIVANTFGSLALLAFFVLGGFVLSRKDINDGWIWGFWISPMMYAQNAIMVNEFLGNSWNKFIPNSNKTLGVRSLEARGFFTKAYWYWIGVGALIGFTFIFNIVYILALTYLNSFEKQQATIIDESEGKTSNGIAQEVQLPRIESSTRVSISSNSSNNGKKKGMVLPFEPHSITFDQIVYSVDMPQEMKNQGVVEDRLVLLKGVSGAFRPGVLTALMGVSGAGKTTLMDVLAGRKTSGYIDGSIKISGYPKKQETFARISGYCEQTDIHSPHVTVYESLLYSAWLRLPIEVDSNTRKMFIEEVMELVELNLLRNSLVGLAGVSGLSTEQRKRLTIAVELVANPSIIFMDEPTSGLDARAAAIVMRTVRNTVDTGRTVVCTIHQPSIDIFEAFDELFLLKRGGQEIYVGPLGHRSSQLINYFESIDGVSKIKDGYNPATWMLEVTTPAQELNLGVGFHEMYKNSDLYRRNKNLIAELGNPAPASKDLYFQTQYSQPFLVQCLACLWKQHWSYWRNPPYTAVRFFATVLISFIFGTIFWKLGDKYSSSQDIFNAMGSMYVAVLFIGIQNSASVQPVVAIERVVFYRERAAGMYSALPYAIAQVMIELPYIFAQAVTYGVIVYAMIGFEWNVKKLFWYIFFMYFTFCYFTFYGMMAVAATPNHHIASILAAAFYGIWNVFSGFVIPRTRMPVWWKWYCWVCPVSWTLYGLVASQFGDITHVMESEPISVQDFIRLYYGFKHDFIGVCAIMVSGFAVLFALIFAVAIKLFNFQKR